ATAAACCGGAGAACCCTTGGGGCTACCGTAGTCGATACCGTGATGCACTGTGCGACGCCCCGTAATCGGGTGGATGCGGGCACCATAAGGGCTTGTGATATGTAAACGGTCGAGCGGGTAACGGAGACCTTCGAAAACGAGCGCCTCGCCCTTTTCTGTGTAATGGGCATTGAAGGTACTCTTCGGATCCGGGTCTTCATAGCGGAAAGCTTCGTGATGACCAACGGTATGTCCATCAAATTCAGCGTAAAGCACCTTGCCACTAATCCAGATGGAATCCTGATAGAACTTTTCTTCGAGCAAGATGCGGAACTTGTCGCCCGGGCGAGCTAGCTGGAAAGAGACCTTGCACTGCAAAACGGCGCTCACGACGCCAACCATGCGCCCAGGAATACCGACCTTGTGCAAAATGCCGCTCAGCGTGCTCCCGTTTTCCAAAGCGCCTTCAAAAACGGACTGACGGATTGTTACCGGCTTGTCGATACGGCTATAAGTAAAACCAGAATCGACCTTGCTCAGCATGTGGACTGTTGCCGGGTTCGGAGCAAAGCGGAAACGCTGAACTTCGCCTGCAGTATCGAGAGCGGCATAGAACACCTGCCCCACGCGCAGCGCTGCCAGTTCAACAGAGTCCTGCAAGGCAATCACAATCTTGCCACGTTCCTTTTCATTGATGTTCATGCGGTAAAGCACCTGGAAAAGACCATCGCCCGCACGGACGGTATCGTTTTTCACAAGCCACTTCGAAGTTTCGCCCTGAGCTTTGGCAATCAGCGCTTTCAAGGAATCTGCGGCAGCTTCGAGCTTTGCATTTTCTTGCTTTAAAGCATCTATTTTTTCTTGTTCGTTACATCCGGTAAGTGCAATCGCAACAACACACAGTAAAAAGAAAATTCTGGACATAAACACCCGCTCTTAAAATTTCAAAAGCAAAGATAAAATTTTTTACACCACCAACGAGATGGCGATCCCGCCCCGTCCCCATTCGCGGATCATGACCACATAAGAGCTGAAGCTCTAAGTGGTCAAAGAGAACATGTCCGGGGTGACAATAAAGCAAAAATGACAGGGCAAAAAAATACCCCGCGCGGGTGGGCGCGAGGCATTCAATTTCAAGCGAAATGCTTAAGATTACTTGGCAGCCTTCTTAGCAGCCTTCTTCGGTTCCGGCTTAGCCTGTTCTGCCGGCTTTTCCGGAGCGATAACTTCGAGAAGTTCCATTTCGAACTTGAGGACAGAGTTACCCGGGATAGCACGGTTGCCACGCGGACCGTAAGCGAGATCGCTCGGGATCCATGCGACGACCTTTTCGCCAACCTTCATGAGCTTGAGCATTTCCGTCCAGCCAGCGATAACGGCAGTGACCGGGAATTCAAGCGGCTGACCACGGTCGACAGAGCTGTCGAACTTGGTGCCATCGAGGAGCGTACCGGTGTAGTGGACCTTGACCCTGTCTTCGTCCGTCGGGGTTGCACCCTGACCTTCAGTAATGATCTTGTACTGGAGACCGCTCTGCGTGGTCACGACACCTTCAACAGTCTTGTTCTGAGCGAGGAAAGCTTCACCTTCAGCCTTGTTCTTTTCGGCAGCGAGGCTGTCTTTCTTCATCTTTTCAGCCTGACGGTCAGCAGAAAGCTTGTTGAGCGTTTCCATGACGATGGAGTCGTTCATCAAGAACTTGGCAGAATCGCTATTGTAGCGTTCCTTGAATGCCTGGATGAAGAGATCGAGATCGAGATCGATGGAATCGCGAGTCACGAGCTGGAAACGAGCCTGGTTACCAAAATGAGCACCGAGAGCGTAGCTGTACTTGTCCTTTTCAGTCACAAGCGAGGTCTTTTCGGCAGATGCTGTTTTGCACGGTT
This is a stretch of genomic DNA from Fibrobacter sp. UWB13. It encodes these proteins:
- a CDS encoding M23 family metallopeptidase yields the protein MSRIFFLLCVVAIALTGCNEQEKIDALKQENAKLEAAADSLKALIAKAQGETSKWLVKNDTVRAGDGLFQVLYRMNINEKERGKIVIALQDSVELAALRVGQVFYAALDTAGEVQRFRFAPNPATVHMLSKVDSGFTYSRIDKPVTIRQSVFEGALENGSTLSGILHKVGIPGRMVGVVSAVLQCKVSFQLARPGDKFRILLEEKFYQDSIWISGKVLYAEFDGHTVGHHEAFRYEDPDPKSTFNAHYTEKGEALVFEGLRYPLDRLHITSPYGARIHPITGRRTVHHGIDYGSPKGSPVYAVAAGVVTVSGYDDLSGNKIAIRHRDNTESWYMHLSVRGVNVGAKVAPRQVIGKVGSTGRSTGPHLHLGFKDNRGNWMNPAKKTMIATPKLEGNRMARLKKQVADIRKEIELTLASPAVKVNDTDVMVRMRVLK
- a CDS encoding FKBP-type peptidyl-prolyl cis-trans isomerase — its product is MKTKLIVAAGALAMLMTGCEPCKTASAEKTSLVTEKDKYSYALGAHFGNQARFQLVTRDSIDLDLDLFIQAFKERYNSDSAKFLMNDSIVMETLNKLSADRQAEKMKKDSLAAEKNKAEGEAFLAQNKTVEGVVTTQSGLQYKIITEGQGATPTDEDRVKVHYTGTLLDGTKFDSSVDRGQPLEFPVTAVIAGWTEMLKLMKVGEKVVAWIPSDLAYGPRGNRAIPGNSVLKFEMELLEVIAPEKPAEQAKPEPKKAAKKAAK